In the Colletotrichum lupini chromosome 4, complete sequence genome, GTCTCAAAACGGCTCTGTACAGCTTCTCCAATTGCTTGGCAAACTACCCCCAATCGTCCTTGGCATCAGAACAATCCTGACCGCCGTTACATTCCTTTGACTTGTTCATTCATTTTTTTTGCCCATCCAATTACTGTTCACCATGGTCGCTCCAACCCTGCTCGGCGGtctcctcgccgccgccctgGTGCCCTTCAcccacgccgccgccggtggCCGCCCAGACATCAAGGCCGCCCCCTTCCACCCGGGCCGCGCCTTCCCCGCCTCCGCCCCGAGGACAAAGACCTGCGCCGTCAAGGCCGGCACCAACGGCAGCGACGACTCGGCCGCCATCCTCCAGGCCTTCCACAGCTGCAACAACGGCGGCACCGTCGTCCTCGACAAGACGTACACCATCTGCAACCCGCTCGACCTCACGTTCCTCAACGCCGTCGACGTCGCCCTCACCGGTACCGTCAACTTTTGCGACGACATTGACCACTGGCTGCCCCGCACCTTCAAGTACACCTTCCAGATCTCTTCCTCCATGTGGAAGTTTGGCGGCAAGGATGTCAACATTTACGGCAACGGCGTCGGCACGCTCAACGGTAACGGCCAGAAGTGGTGGGACCGGTTCGCGTCGAATGCTACGCTTGAGAGACCTATTCTCTTCGTCACTGATGGTCTTCACGGCGGCTCTATTACCGGCTTGAAGATGGTCAACTCCCCTCAGGTAAGATTCACTCACCCACTCACTCATTCACTCTCACCCACCTCTCATGAACTCTCATCCACCTCATTTGGAATCTAAAGAACGACCACTAAAAAAAGCCTCCAAACAGTGGTTCAACCTCATCGCAAACAGCACCGACGTCCTCATCTCCGACATCAACATCAAGGTCGGCTCCACCTCCTCCAACCCGGCCAAGAACACCGACGGCTGGGACACCTACCGCTCCGACGGCATCGTCATCCAAAACTCCGTCATCAACAACGGCGACGACTGCGTCTCCTTCAAGCCCAACTCGACAAACATTGTCGTCCAGAACCTCGTCTGCAACGGCTCCCACGGCATCTCCGTCGGCTCTCTCGGCCAGTACATTGGCACCTTTGACGTTGTCGAGAACCTCTACGTCTACAACACGAGCATGTCCAACGCCTCGGACGGCGCCCGCATCAAGGTCTGGCCCGGCATGGATACCCCTTTCCAGCCCAACCTctctggcggcggcggctcgGGATACGTCAAGAACGTCACCTATGATACCTTCCACAACGACAACAATGACAATGCTATTACTATCGATCAGTGCTATGGCCAGAAGAACCAGACTATCTGCAACCAGTACCCTGTAAGTTTCTCCCGGCAGGTTTTGATGTAACGAGAAATAAGAAATCGGAGTACTGACACCATCCGTCTTAGTCCAACATGACCATCAGCGACATCTACTTCAAGAACTTTGACGGCACCGCCTCCTCCAAGAACGACCCCCGCGTCGGATCCCTCGTCTGCAGCAGCCCCTCCGTAAGTTTCTCTCTTTCAATCCTCTTCCCAAAAGTCCATGGCACTAACAACCAGCCAGAAATGCGTCAACATCAACGCCTCCAAGATCAACGTCAAGGCTCCCAGCGGCAAGAACCCCCAATGGCTCTGCGTCAACCTCGACACTGGTCTTCTCGACATCAACTGCGTCACCAAGGTGACCAAGAGCTAGAAATAAGTTCTTGATCTCGTTCAATCTTATTCTGTATATTTGAATTTGTTACTTCTTGTATTTAAAAGGGAAACTTTCCCCGGGTAATTTCATGTAAACACCCATAGGTACAAAATTTCCTAGAAGGGAAAATGGTGGATCTTACACATATACGATACCTTCATCTCTCCCATGCCTATAGACTTTGTGAAGGGTCAGAAATCGACTGATCGTTCAAGGGAGGTTTGACCTTATTAAAGACACAATCCTTCCCATAAATTGCCATTTCGTCGGTCGATTCTAAAAAGTCCCACTGAAGGGCCGAAGAATGATCGGCCAACCCTTCAAGCTTGACTCGACACACTGTCTGAAGGTTTATCAAACCTCCACACAGCCATATCCCTCATCTCGGCAAACCGCCACACCTTGATGCACTCCTTTTCGACGGCAACGAGCCTCCCGCCGCACTTTTCACAGACTCTCATGCTGCCCACATTCTCTAGATCAACCTGCGCAACGAGGTGCGTGATCTCGATCTGATCtccgtcgtcatcgtcgccCTCTGCGTCTCTAGCAGCTGCCGTAGCCCCATTACCTTTGATCTGCAACCCTGGATCCAGATCTCCAGCAGAGGAGGCGTGGGCACCATCATCTCCTTGTTTGCTCTGACCTCCTGTTGCTGACGACCGCACCTCGGGGACGACAACCATCTCCCTCCTCGGAGCCAACCTCATACGACTCCAGTACATGTCCAAAAAAGCCGCGATCGCGCGCGTGGCGTACCCTTTGCCCCAGCAATCGGACCGCAGCTTGTACCCGATCGACAGTCCCCAAGCTGATACCGTCGTCGTCCTGATACTTCCGATCATCTTGGTCTCTCTGGTGATGTCGGTGGCAGGAACCCCGTTGTTGCCGCCTTCCGCCGGTAGTGGAGGAAGGGACGCGTAGTCCGAGACCATTACGGCACAGCTTAGGTGCCAGGGTTCAGTCTCTGGGTTGTTGACTACTATGCGCTCTTTGGAGGCTTCGAGGGTGGTTGTGTGGAGCCGGGTGCTTTGTAGGCATGAAAACTGATGAGcaatttctctctctctctctctctctctctctctctctctctctctctctctctctctctttgtGTGTATTGTTTGTGTGATACCCGAGGGATGGCAAGTAGAATTCAGGAACAGAGACATTACCTCCAGAGATTCGCTGTCTCGTCGGAACATAGTTCGTGGAAGCCTTGAAGGTGTTTGTGGGGGTCCAGTGGCTCTAGCCATAAGTCCGGTCTGGGTGAGTGTAAGGACATCGCGAGGGTCTCAACTAGTCTGAAATAAGAGTGTGAATCATCAATGGGAATAGGTATCGGACAATCAAGACGTGGCAGTTGGACAGGACAAGATCATTGGTTTCAACGGTGCCGTTTAAAAGGGTTGTGAGTTATCCTTGATATTTATTAGGCCGGCCTGAGAGATCGCCCGTTCCAGTGAGTCACGCCATCCTGGCTAACTCCATGGATGGTGTCAGACTGAGCTCATCCGGGGACTTCAGCAGTAGCGCCTAACCCCTGGCTCTGAATTTTCCAGAGTTATGTTGACTGAGGAGAATGTTGTAGTTCAGAAATGCGCTTTCTCATTATGGACGCTATTGTCGCTACAATTGGTGCTTATTTGTACGGGTGCTGGGAAAGGGGAAGTAAGATATTACAGAATAGGTTCAATTGTAGCAAGTGCTTCAAGTGCCACGAAATCATTGCGAAAGAAATTGAGCTTCTCCATAGGCGTGCGGACTTGGAGATCAGACATATGAGTTTACAGAAACTTGTTCTGCTCAGAGTGTCTTCTCAGCTTAGGCCAGTGAGATGAAAGAAAGCTTGAATACCTCAAGGCATCCTGATGAGTAAGGTAGCTGAAGCGGCAGGAGTGAACGTCGCTGCTGCAGACCCCACATCGTGCGCCCCTCATTTTCGTCTACCCACCCCAGGGGCATCTGCAGAGCTTCCCCGATAAGATAAGACATTTTTCGAACCTCCAAACTTTCCAGGCTCGAAGAGAGTCACCTTGACGCGACGACGCAACAACCCAATCCCCCCACCCATTGCACTCGCGCCATGTCCAGCAATGTCGGCAGCAGGTTCTAACTCGAGACCCCTAAAGTCCGCCTTCGCCAACAAACGGAAACAGGGATCCTCAGGCGACAATGGCGGAGGAAACAACGGCGCAGCAGGCGGTGGAGGAGGATGGGCGCAAAAGCGCGTCAAGATCCGCCAGGACCGCGAAATCGCAGCACAGTCCTCGGACGCGGCCCTGCGCGACGGCGAGCTCGATCTCCAGTCCTTCCTGAACGCGCGCGAGTTCGAGATCCGGGCGCTCGAGGAGAGCATGCGACACACCAAAGCCGAGGCCACGAGCCGGGCGTTCCAACAGGTGCCCCGCGGGCTGAGGCGGCGGACGGCGAGCCACAACGCAAAGAGGGTACCCAAGAGGCTGCGCAGGCGGGCTTTGAAGGAGATGGCGGAGGATAACACCCCCGTGGTGCTCTCGAAGCGCAGGAAGCCCAAGACGACGAGGGCGCGGATCCGGGCGGAGACGGCAAAGAGGTTGGGGATGCTTgcggagaagaagaggaggagggcgaTGAAGGCGGAGAAGGCCAAGGCAAAAGACAAGGACGGCGAGGGGCACACGGGCAAGACGGGCGTTGACGGACCGAGTAAAGGCGCAGTCACAGTCGCGACACGGCCGCCGCGGCCCAAGATCCGCCGGAACCAGCTCAACGACCCGCCGCAGCGCAAGTCCAAGTTTAGGAAACGGCAGATCGACAAGATGTGGCTGCCGACGCACCTGTGGCACGCCAAGCGGGCGCGCATGACGGAGCCCGCGAACCCGCTCTGGCGGTTCGCGATACCCCTGACCCCCAACGAGAAGACGTATCGGGCGACGCACCGGTCCCACGGCGACAAGGGCGCCGTCGCTTGGGACACGAGCTACGTTAGCACGATTGGGCTCTACGGGTCGGCCAAGGGCGTGGAGCAGGTCCTGCGCCGGCTCGGCGTCGTGCAGGAGAGTTGTTGGAATGAGAGGGGGAGGAAGTGGAGGGAGGGCACGCGGCACTGGAGCGGGTTCTTGAGCAGGGAGGTGAAGGGAGGAAGCAGCGGGGGGAGGCGGGAGGTTTGCCCGGCAACGATTCTCTGGAACCCCCTTGAGCCGGTTGCTGAGGATCGGGATGAGGCGCAGACGGTCAAGGTTCAGCGACAGGTCTTTGTGAGGGTGCACCCCTCCGCGTTCCTCGAGGTCTTCAATGAGCTTCTTCGGCTCGTGAAGATGCAGAACCCCAGGATGTATATCGAGGATCTGCGCTTCGAGATTGGCAGCATCGAACTCACCGGCCCCGCATCGACCGAGGCCCTCCTGGGCATCCTGCACCCATACCATACGCAAGAAGGATTCAGAGAACAGCACGCAGACATTTTCGAGGGCCTGAACAGCCTCATGAGTCCCGCGTCGCTTCCCCTCAACGCCACGTTGAGTTTCTCCATCATGGACCCGCGCCTACGATACCCCCCGAGGAAAGTCGCGCAGCCCGACCccgacgacgaagaagagcAAAACAAGTCTCTCGAGCTACTTGCCAACTGGCCAGCGGACACCAACCTGAAGCCCCACGGCCTCTTCCACCGAGACGCGCGGGCTTCAGCCACAAGACTCCCCTCGCAAAAGTCAATTGACAGGCGCAAAGGGGCAAGGCGTCCCGGTACAGACCTGGGCGTCTCGGACGCAGATCCGCCGATACCCGTCATACTGGTAGCATCACGCGCGGCCGGAAACAGTAGCAACGGCAACAGCAGCTCCCAGGGGAACTGGACGGTCCTCGCGCCATGGCGGTGCATCCAGCCCCTGTGGCACACCCTCGTCCACTTCCCCCTTAGCTCGGGCGGCAATCCGCGCTTCTCCGGGCTGGATCAGATCCGGCAGGTCGCGTTCGAGCGGGCTACGCCGTGTTTCCCGTTTGATTTCCTCGGCACCGACGCCGGCGCCGCGTGGGAGGTGGAACAGCGGCGCCTGCGCAAGGCGAGCTGGGAGCGGCGGCCTAAGAGTAAGCGGGTCGCGTGGGCGTCGTTGGATCTGGGTGCCGGGCGGAAGGGGGAGGTTGGCTGTGGATGGGCGTGTGACGTAGAGTTTTTGTTCCGAGAGGagacgacgacaacgacgacGGATAAGGGTCGAGAAGAGGAGGTGAAGAGGAGGGCTGCTGCTTCGGTGGATACAGATGAGATGGAGGTTGATGAGCCTTCTCCAGCAaagaaggaagaggagggagccgccgccgctggtgATGCCGCGTCCGAGGGGGAGTTCCTCAAGACGCTCCAACATATCCGCAAGGACGCCTTCAAGGCACACACATCTTCGCCGTCATCAGCAACACCAGCCCCGTTACCGCCGCGATCCGTCATCAACGTAAAGATCTCAATCCTCAACCGCGGCGTCGCCACCGCCTGCGCGAGAATCTACCGCCTTCCCTCGCGCCCCGCGCCCACCGATCCGACCTCCTCCGCCGAAATCCCCGCCACAGTACCGCCACCCCCGGCGCCAACGACATCCGTCCAAGGCGgcgacagcagcagcagcagcagcagcagtctACCCCCCAACCTCCGAGCCCAATGGCTCGCCACCCTCCCCGTCTCCAGCGCGAGCGTGAAATACCCATCCAAGAAGAACGGAAAAGCAACACTCCAACGACACCAGCAAACCAAGCATCTGCCCCTCGAAACCCAAAAACAAATCATCGCCCAGAAACTCCTCGCCCCACCACCTGCCGAGGTGTCATCGCTGCTACCCGCGAAACCGAACCAGGCGGATATGAACGGGCACCACCCTCTCGTCCCCGACGAGAGCGATCTGCTGGGCTTCGTGACGACGGGGTCGTATTGTCTCGCTGAGGGGCGGGGGACGGCGATTGGGTGTTTAGCTGCCGAGAAGGCCGCTGAGGCGGTGAGGGAtggtggcggtggtggtggtaggGAGGGGACGTTGTGTATTGTGCGGAATGCCGGGGAGAGCGTTGGGTGGATTGCGCGGTGGGAGGTTGTTTGAAAGCCGAGAGGGTGTTTTGTTTCTgcatacacacacacacatacacatACACGACAAACCACTGTGAATGGGACGTGGGGTTTCGTTGTAGATGTGTGAGGTCAGGTAACTTTTGTCCGGCAAGGCCAGGAAAGGAGACATTGGTCCCTATGAGGATGCGTTGACACCAGGAAAGCCGATCGCTAGATTAAAAGATGGGCAGACCGTCCTCGGGACGGAGGTGAAAAAAAGCAAGTCGCCCGATAGACGGGAATGATACGTTCCTTCAGAGCCAAACAATTACATATCCACGACTCCCCCCTCTGCCTTAAGTCTTGGTCTACCTCAGGACACGCCATCTGTTGCTTGAAAATGGTCAATCTGGTTGGGGATGCCAAGTGAGACTGAAGCATGTTCAAAGCACTCGCCAGATCTCCGCCCAAAGTGGGTGATGAAATAAGATGTTGGTCAACACTAGACTACGATGCTTACTTGCCTACTGATTATTCCTAATTTTCTAATTCTTTTCGTCTTGTTATTTCAAGTCTCGACTACCTCAATTATTTCTACTATCCCTATTCTATATTCATTAGAGAATACTCTTGAGAAGAATAACaaggaatagtaataaaaaaagagctaggtaCTAGGATACCCATAGAGCGGCAAGCGATTATTTCACCCACTTGCCCCCGTACCAACACCCCTTTCGACGCAAATGAGAAATCAGACATCTTTGCACATCGTTATCGTCACAGCACAAACACGCACACatacagagagagagaaagaccTAACGTGACGTGGGTAGAACACTCGACTGTTTTGGCGAGGTTAATTCTGTTCTTGCGTAGGTACTGTAACTGTCTAGCCCCTGGGCTGAGATGAAAAACAAGAACAACAAGACGCATTTGACTGTGAGATATCCTGCCTGGGTTGGGCTCGCCCGTAAAGACGGGGCAAAAGAAGGCCGCCTTGATATgtgaaggaaaaaaaaaaggaaagccAACAAAATGACAGTAACTCCTTTTTTTGGTTCCTGCTGTAAAAAACGCCGTCATTATATCACCTGCCGCTCTCGATGAGGGTGATTTTCTTTTGAAACACGCGCGATCAGACCTCTCTTCTTCCAATGACTTGCCCAGGGAAATTAACTCTCCCCTCGCACCTTATCAAGGCGAGGAGTTGGGCAGTTGGAAGCCTCTCAACAAAAAAGAACAAGGAAAGCACCACCAGGACGGCGGGGCCTCTAATCTTCCTCACTGACCTCACTCTCCTCAGCGTCGCCGCTATTCGCAGCCTCGAGCTCCTTCTCCAGCTCCGCCTCCAAATCATCTTCCAACGCGTCCTCAAAGTCGGGCTCCGAGTCAGCCTCCATCTGCTCCACCTCACCCTCGGCATCCTCATCTTGGTCGTGATGGTGTTGCTGTTGCCGCTGCTGTCCGTTCATCGGGCTCGGCAGGTTAAAGTTTGCGAAATCGCGCTCTTCCAGGTCCGACTCGCCGTCGGCGTCGTCGGCCTCGGAGTCGCGCAAAAAGTCGGAGAAGCTGCGGACCTGGATATTGGGCGCAAAGGCGGGCGAAAAGTCGGCTCTCTTGTTCTTCTGCTCGTCGGGGTACTCTATCGTCAGGCCAAAgtcatcgtcatcgtcgtcgtcctcctcgtccGAGCCCGCGGGcgccttggccttcttcttgggCGGCGATGCGGCCTTGGGCGCCGGTGGCGGCGCGTCGTTTGTCGGCAGGGCGAGGGTGATGTTCtttggtggcggcggcggacggGCTTTCTTGTTGCTGCTGGCCGAGGGCCGCTTGGGACCGGCGGCTTTGGAGGCTGGCTTCGCGGGGGACTTGTCCTTCTCCTTggcttcggcggcggcgggtttGCGAACCTCGGGGGTGGCGGTTATGGATGTGTCGAGCTGCTCGAACTGCTGGCGCAAGGTCTCGGGGTTGTCGTTGGTCGGGGTGCGGGTAACGTTCATGTGGAAGGTGGAATCGATCTTGTCGAGGATGAAGGCTTTCCTATTGGGATCGAAGTAAAGGACATATTGGTTATCGTCCATGGTACGAGTACCGGCGTAGCCGTACATGCCATTGTTGCCGTCGGGAAAGGAGAGGTCGAAACTGGACTTGCTGCCAGGGGTCTCGGGTTTTAGTCTGGCTGTCGCTGGCTCGGAGGCTAGTTCTGGCTTGTGATTGTCTGCAGTGAGGTCGCGAAGGGGAAGATGTTAGTCCAGGCATCGGCATCG is a window encoding:
- a CDS encoding polygalacturonase, producing the protein MVAPTLLGGLLAAALVPFTHAAAGGRPDIKAAPFHPGRAFPASAPRTKTCAVKAGTNGSDDSAAILQAFHSCNNGGTVVLDKTYTICNPLDLTFLNAVDVALTGTVNFCDDIDHWLPRTFKYTFQISSSMWKFGGKDVNIYGNGVGTLNGNGQKWWDRFASNATLERPILFVTDGLHGGSITGLKMVNSPQWFNLIANSTDVLISDINIKVGSTSSNPAKNTDGWDTYRSDGIVIQNSVINNGDDCVSFKPNSTNIVVQNLVCNGSHGISVGSLGQYIGTFDVVENLYVYNTSMSNASDGARIKVWPGMDTPFQPNLSGGGGSGYVKNVTYDTFHNDNNDNAITIDQCYGQKNQTICNQYPSNMTISDIYFKNFDGTASSKNDPRVGSLVCSSPSKCVNINASKINVKAPSGKNPQWLCVNLDTGLLDINCVTKVTKS
- a CDS encoding POPLD domain-containing protein produces the protein MSAAGSNSRPLKSAFANKRKQGSSGDNGGGNNGAAGGGGGWAQKRVKIRQDREIAAQSSDAALRDGELDLQSFLNAREFEIRALEESMRHTKAEATSRAFQQVPRGLRRRTASHNAKRVPKRLRRRALKEMAEDNTPVVLSKRRKPKTTRARIRAETAKRLGMLAEKKRRRAMKAEKAKAKDKDGEGHTGKTGVDGPSKGAVTVATRPPRPKIRRNQLNDPPQRKSKFRKRQIDKMWLPTHLWHAKRARMTEPANPLWRFAIPLTPNEKTYRATHRSHGDKGAVAWDTSYVSTIGLYGSAKGVEQVLRRLGVVQESCWNERGRKWREGTRHWSGFLSREVKGGSSGGRREVCPATILWNPLEPVAEDRDEAQTVKVQRQVFVRVHPSAFLEVFNELLRLVKMQNPRMYIEDLRFEIGSIELTGPASTEALLGILHPYHTQEGFREQHADIFEGLNSLMSPASLPLNATLSFSIMDPRLRYPPRKVAQPDPDDEEEQNKSLELLANWPADTNLKPHGLFHRDARASATRLPSQKSIDRRKGARRPGTDLGVSDADPPIPVILVASRAAGNSSNGNSSSQGNWTVLAPWRCIQPLWHTLVHFPLSSGGNPRFSGLDQIRQVAFERATPCFPFDFLGTDAGAAWEVEQRRLRKASWERRPKSKRVAWASLDLGAGRKGEVGCGWACDVEFLFREETTTTTTDKGREEEVKRRAAASVDTDEMEVDEPSPAKKEEEGAAAAGDAASEGEFLKTLQHIRKDAFKAHTSSPSSATPAPLPPRSVINVKISILNRGVATACARIYRLPSRPAPTDPTSSAEIPATVPPPPAPTTSVQGGDSSSSSSSSLPPNLRAQWLATLPVSSASVKYPSKKNGKATLQRHQQTKHLPLETQKQIIAQKLLAPPPAEVSSLLPAKPNQADMNGHHPLVPDESDLLGFVTTGSYCLAEGRGTAIGCLAAEKAAEAVRDGGGGGGREGTLCIVRNAGESVGWIARWEVV
- a CDS encoding ELL-associated factor yields the protein MSALRPNHREKALPKNLNGLIDPTKTGKYPVILSDTLLGRTQKEVFTSVRYNHKPELASEPATARLKPETPGSKSSFDLSFPDGNNGMYGYAGTRTMDDNQYVLYFDPNRKAFILDKIDSTFHMNVTRTPTNDNPETLRQQFEQLDTSITATPEVRKPAAAEAKEKDKSPAKPASKAAGPKRPSASSNKKARPPPPPKNITLALPTNDAPPPAPKAASPPKKKAKAPAGSDEEDDDDDDDFGLTIEYPDEQKNKRADFSPAFAPNIQVRSFSDFLRDSEADDADGESDLEERDFANFNLPSPMNGQQRQQQHHHDQDEDAEGEVEQMEADSEPDFEDALEDDLEAELEKELEAANSGDAEESEVSEED